The following coding sequences are from one Geodermatophilus normandii window:
- a CDS encoding dihydrofolate reductase family protein — protein sequence MRTVVVSNIVSLDGSYEGPGGDVMALNTDAAFDAYNLERIRAAGTVLLGRRSFEGFSSYWPHVADAPHDPGNRALDDVNRAIGRRYDALPKVVVSDGFVVPADNPWHGTTTVVPRADAAARIAAEKEHGRGDVLVFASRTTWNGLLDHGLVDEIHLMVGPRALPGGTPVFDRPTDLRLLGTRRFEGSDNVLLRYAVRR from the coding sequence GTGCGCACCGTGGTCGTCAGCAACATCGTCTCCCTCGACGGCTCCTACGAGGGACCCGGCGGGGACGTCATGGCCCTCAACACGGACGCCGCCTTCGACGCCTACAACCTCGAGCGGATCCGCGCCGCCGGGACGGTGCTGCTCGGCCGCCGCTCCTTCGAGGGGTTCAGCTCGTACTGGCCGCACGTCGCCGACGCCCCGCACGACCCCGGCAACCGGGCACTCGACGACGTCAACCGCGCGATCGGCCGGCGGTACGACGCGCTGCCGAAGGTCGTGGTCAGCGACGGGTTCGTCGTCCCGGCCGACAACCCGTGGCACGGGACGACCACCGTGGTCCCCCGCGCCGACGCGGCCGCCCGGATCGCCGCCGAGAAGGAGCACGGGCGCGGGGACGTCCTGGTGTTCGCCAGCCGGACGACCTGGAACGGGCTGCTCGACCACGGGCTCGTCGACGAGATCCACCTGATGGTCGGGCCCCGGGCGCTGCCGGGTGGCACGCCGGTCTTCGACCGGCCGACCGACCTGCGTCTCCTCGGGACCCGTCGGTTCGAGGGATCCGACAACGTCCTGCTCCGCTACGCCGTCCGCCGATGA
- a CDS encoding ATP-grasp domain-containing protein codes for MRVLLVITDEDWYEDAGYAAAWVRALEEQGAEVERLARVPADWPVSGPPAGRYDLAITHVLVEEVVAYAPTFALAALLEAAGVPLLNPVASLVASADKLVTHAVWAAAGVPQPAAWDLARVREWPMPGRRMVLKPALGDGARYIELVGDLDAAAAVDAAWRAHEAAGGHRRGAALLQEWIAEPACARIFATPTATSLVYEKSREEGALVTHGTVYPRVYEAPPEMAQLAQRMVAALGGGLMGVDVLVGPDGRLLALEANAPFGFDVTDPQQGRWVARAALAAAERAAAERAAAAA; via the coding sequence GTGCGCGTGCTGCTGGTGATCACCGACGAGGACTGGTACGAGGACGCCGGCTACGCGGCCGCCTGGGTGCGGGCGCTGGAGGAGCAGGGCGCGGAGGTCGAGCGGCTGGCCCGGGTGCCGGCCGACTGGCCGGTCAGCGGTCCCCCAGCGGGCCGCTACGACCTGGCGATCACGCACGTGCTGGTCGAGGAGGTGGTCGCCTACGCGCCGACCTTCGCCCTGGCCGCGCTGCTCGAGGCGGCCGGCGTGCCCCTGCTCAACCCCGTCGCCTCGCTGGTCGCCTCCGCCGACAAGCTCGTGACCCACGCGGTGTGGGCGGCGGCCGGCGTGCCGCAACCGGCGGCGTGGGACCTGGCCCGGGTCCGGGAGTGGCCGATGCCCGGACGGCGGATGGTGCTCAAGCCCGCGCTGGGCGACGGCGCCCGCTACATCGAGCTGGTCGGCGACCTCGACGCGGCCGCCGCGGTCGACGCCGCGTGGCGGGCCCACGAGGCGGCCGGCGGCCACCGCCGCGGCGCGGCACTCCTGCAGGAGTGGATCGCCGAGCCGGCGTGCGCGCGCATCTTCGCCACGCCCACCGCCACCTCCCTGGTCTACGAGAAGTCCCGGGAGGAGGGCGCGCTGGTCACCCACGGGACGGTCTACCCGAGGGTGTACGAGGCGCCGCCGGAGATGGCACAGCTGGCGCAGCGGATGGTCGCCGCCCTCGGGGGCGGGCTGATGGGCGTCGACGTGCTGGTCGGGCCCGACGGCCGGCTGCTCGCGCTGGAGGCCAACGCGCCCTTCGGCTTCGACGTCACCGATCCCCAGCAGGGCCGATGGGTGGCCCGCGCCGCCCTGGCCGCCGCGGAGCGCGCGGCGGCCGAGCGCGCGGCGGCCGCCGCGTGA
- a CDS encoding DUF2652 domain-containing protein: protein MATRRALLLIADIGGYTQYMQFHRSVLGHAEAATRRMLDKVVGAARDFDLIEIEGDAAFLSRDAEHLDGPAALSAVTRAVVAMHRAFHVERRFVELNMCPCGSCTRTSDLTLKFVAHVGEVATQTIRRRKKLVGVDVIHVHRLLKNTVDVPEYLLVSDDLFRAGGTAASALPVRETAQDLEGIGRVPTFHLGVEEIGAPLGPIPDPSWPRRLGSTLGMVGRGLPHVLSRRHLRTLSSVG, encoded by the coding sequence ATGGCGACACGGCGTGCGCTGCTCCTGATCGCCGACATCGGCGGCTACACGCAGTACATGCAGTTCCACCGGAGCGTCCTCGGGCACGCGGAGGCCGCCACGCGCCGCATGCTCGACAAGGTCGTCGGTGCCGCGCGCGACTTCGACCTGATCGAGATCGAGGGCGACGCCGCGTTCCTCTCGCGGGACGCCGAGCACCTCGACGGACCCGCGGCGCTGTCGGCCGTCACCCGTGCCGTCGTCGCCATGCACCGCGCCTTCCACGTGGAGCGCCGGTTCGTCGAGCTCAACATGTGTCCGTGCGGCAGCTGCACGCGGACCAGCGACCTGACGCTGAAGTTCGTCGCCCACGTCGGGGAGGTCGCGACCCAGACGATCCGGCGCCGGAAGAAGCTCGTCGGCGTGGACGTCATCCACGTCCACCGCCTGCTCAAGAACACCGTCGACGTCCCGGAGTACCTCCTGGTCTCCGACGACCTCTTCCGCGCCGGTGGCACCGCCGCGTCGGCGCTGCCCGTGCGGGAGACCGCCCAGGACCTCGAGGGGATCGGACGGGTGCCGACGTTCCACCTGGGTGTGGAGGAGATCGGCGCGCCGCTGGGGCCGATCCCGGACCCCTCGTGGCCCCGGCGCCTCGGCAGCACGCTCGGCATGGTCGGCCGCGGCCTGCCGCACGTCCTCTCCCGCCGGCACCTCCGGACGCTCTCCTCGGTCGGATGA
- the ppsA gene encoding phosphoenolpyruvate synthase, producing MSTHTAPEGRATEGTTDGADNVRWFAELGLGDLEVVGGKNASLGEMISNLADAGVSVPDGFATTAAAYQRFLGDTGLAQRIGDRLRTLDTDDVRALAAAGREIRQAVVEQPFPPALEADIRAAYDRLAGDDAAASFAVRSSATAEDLPDASFAGQQETFLNVRGIDAVLQAVREVYASLYNDRAIAYRVHHGFDHEAVSLSAGVQRMVRSDVGASGVLFTMDTESGFRDAVFVTSAYGLGEGVVQGAVNPDEFYVYKPALRAGRPAILKRGVGEKATKMVYTDSTEVGRTTAFVDVDPAERRRLSLTDDEVLELARQALKIEEHYGRPMDIEWGKDGLTGQLFVLQARPETVQSRSGSSTERYRLTGSGTALVEGRAIGQKIGAGPVRVLSDIEQMDAFTAGDVLVADMTDPDWEPIMKRASAIVTNRGGRTCHAAIIARELGIPAVVGTGTATRLLTDGDPVTVSCAEGDTGVVYAGEVGFEVEETRLDAMPDIPTKIMMNVGTPEQAFAFSRLPHSGVGLARLEFVINRQIGIHPRALLDLEELDAPLRGRIEERIAAYPSARDFFVQRVAEGVSMIAAAFAPEPVIVRMSDFKSNEYANLLGGELYEPHEENPMIGYRGASRYLSADFAECFAMECEALRFVRDEMGLTNVKIMIPFVRTVAEIEGVVRLLGEHGLRRGENDLSVVMMCELPSNALLAGDFLEHVDGFSIGSNDMTQLTLGLDRDSALVAGGFDERDPAVLALLEMAIRACLERGKYVGICGQGPSDHPDLAAWLVEQGIGSMSLNPDTVVDTWLHLARTARTARAG from the coding sequence ATGAGCACCCACACCGCACCCGAGGGACGCGCGACGGAGGGCACCACCGACGGCGCCGACAACGTCCGCTGGTTCGCCGAGCTGGGCCTCGGCGACCTGGAGGTGGTCGGCGGCAAGAACGCCTCGCTCGGCGAGATGATCTCCAACCTGGCCGACGCGGGGGTCAGCGTCCCCGACGGCTTCGCCACGACGGCGGCGGCCTACCAGCGCTTCCTCGGTGACACCGGCCTGGCGCAGCGGATCGGCGATCGTCTCCGCACGCTGGACACCGACGACGTCCGGGCGCTGGCGGCGGCCGGCCGGGAGATCCGGCAGGCCGTCGTCGAGCAGCCCTTCCCGCCGGCGCTGGAGGCCGACATCCGGGCCGCCTACGACCGGCTCGCCGGCGACGACGCGGCGGCCTCCTTCGCGGTGCGCTCCAGCGCCACGGCCGAGGACCTGCCCGACGCCTCCTTCGCCGGGCAGCAGGAGACGTTCCTCAACGTGCGGGGCATCGACGCGGTGCTGCAGGCCGTCCGGGAGGTCTACGCCTCGCTCTACAACGACCGGGCGATCGCCTACCGGGTGCACCACGGGTTCGACCACGAGGCGGTGTCGCTGTCGGCCGGCGTGCAGCGGATGGTGCGCTCTGACGTCGGGGCGTCGGGGGTGCTGTTCACCATGGACACCGAGTCCGGCTTCCGCGACGCCGTCTTCGTGACGTCGGCCTACGGCCTGGGCGAGGGCGTCGTGCAGGGCGCGGTGAACCCCGACGAGTTCTACGTCTACAAGCCCGCGCTGCGGGCCGGGCGCCCGGCGATCCTCAAGCGCGGCGTCGGGGAGAAGGCCACCAAGATGGTCTACACCGACTCCACCGAGGTCGGCCGGACGACGGCGTTCGTCGACGTCGACCCCGCCGAGCGCCGGCGGCTGTCGCTCACCGACGACGAGGTCCTCGAACTGGCCCGCCAGGCGCTCAAGATCGAGGAGCACTACGGCCGGCCGATGGACATCGAGTGGGGCAAGGACGGGCTGACCGGGCAGCTGTTCGTGCTGCAGGCGCGCCCGGAGACGGTGCAGTCCCGCTCCGGCAGCAGCACCGAGCGCTACCGGCTGACCGGGTCCGGGACCGCGTTGGTCGAGGGGCGGGCGATCGGGCAGAAGATCGGCGCCGGCCCCGTCCGGGTGCTGTCCGACATCGAGCAGATGGACGCGTTCACCGCCGGCGACGTGCTCGTCGCGGACATGACCGACCCCGACTGGGAGCCGATCATGAAGCGGGCCTCGGCCATCGTCACCAACCGCGGCGGGCGGACCTGCCACGCGGCGATCATCGCCCGCGAGCTCGGCATCCCCGCCGTCGTCGGCACCGGGACCGCCACCCGGCTGCTGACCGACGGCGACCCCGTCACCGTCTCCTGCGCCGAGGGGGACACCGGCGTGGTCTACGCCGGGGAGGTGGGCTTCGAGGTGGAGGAGACCCGGCTCGACGCGATGCCGGACATCCCCACCAAGATCATGATGAACGTGGGCACGCCGGAGCAGGCCTTCGCCTTCTCCCGGCTGCCGCACTCCGGCGTCGGCCTGGCCCGGCTGGAGTTCGTCATCAACCGGCAGATCGGCATCCACCCGCGCGCGCTGCTCGACCTCGAGGAGCTCGACGCCCCGCTGCGGGGCCGGATCGAGGAGCGCATCGCGGCCTATCCCTCGGCCCGGGACTTCTTCGTGCAGCGGGTGGCCGAGGGCGTCTCGATGATCGCGGCGGCGTTCGCCCCGGAGCCGGTCATCGTGCGGATGAGCGACTTCAAGTCCAACGAGTACGCCAACCTCCTCGGCGGTGAGCTCTACGAGCCGCACGAGGAGAACCCGATGATCGGCTACCGCGGGGCCTCCCGGTACCTGTCGGCCGACTTCGCCGAGTGCTTCGCCATGGAGTGCGAGGCGCTGCGGTTCGTCCGCGACGAGATGGGCCTGACCAACGTCAAGATCATGATCCCGTTCGTACGGACCGTCGCGGAGATCGAGGGCGTGGTGCGCCTGCTGGGCGAGCACGGCCTGCGCCGCGGGGAGAACGACCTGTCCGTGGTGATGATGTGCGAGCTGCCCTCCAACGCGCTGCTGGCCGGCGACTTCCTCGAGCACGTGGACGGCTTCTCCATCGGCTCCAACGACATGACGCAGCTGACCCTGGGCCTCGACCGCGACTCGGCCCTGGTCGCCGGCGGCTTCGACGAGCGCGACCCGGCCGTGCTGGCCCTGCTGGAGATGGCGATCAGGGCGTGCCTGGAGCGCGGGAAGTACGTCGGCATCTGCGGCCAGGGCCCGAGCGACCACCCCGACCTCGCGGCGTGGCTCGTGGAGCAGGGCATCGGGTCGATGTCGCTGAACCCCGACACCGTGGTCGACACGTGGCTGCACCTGGCCCGCACGGCCCGCACGGCCCGCGCGGGCTGA
- a CDS encoding serine aminopeptidase domain-containing protein has product MTQAVAGRRSRDGHTGRSAAARRRRYTAELAGVLPPSEPFEAWLAAGGDLAPDFARLPARTGLWSPVEGVTGAAGWPARRAVLRARWRRWLTGAPPPALRRTPARGDRVRTAGGVEVRELVVGGGWSVRARLLLPVPAAGVRRDVPVYLLQSSHGTWAEAALARGWGACLVSAADGDDDTEAVERAFPSAAAGRLAWRAWALSRVLDALQDQPGVDARRVLVGGHSRNGKTALLAAAFDDRFAGVVSSSSGVLGAIPARLCTDRHFGEGVELLTRHYPGWYSPRLRWFAGREHRLPTDAHELLALAAPRPVLVSVAVEDPVERVPAARAAVDAARDAFALLGRSDALELVLRPGGHRADESAVAAQLDWAQSVLGGPPRRPGRPPVPPSPVPWPADRVRPGPQPVRGARLRAAVRAALGPAGRAAGGPAGEGVRTPDGVAVTLLRPPDGGSGRGLVLWLGPPCAATGWRAGYEQAEPLPAVLAAAGWAVACHDPVGSGSRHGEQPGPGSSPLARMTADAAAVAAVAAAATGHGRAWVAAYGTGALVALHLAALGDVPVAGAVLAAPSCGEPLLRARPGYTLADLLAATADRPAVVLDPAWDPEAPAGAVAAACRAAGVPRVPLADWHRLSGTTRSAMRDWLDEHGPRTTPAAAAAAAPAPRPGPAR; this is encoded by the coding sequence ATGACGCAGGCGGTGGCGGGCAGGCGGTCCCGGGACGGGCACACCGGGCGCTCGGCCGCGGCGCGGCGGCGGCGCTACACCGCCGAGCTGGCCGGGGTGCTGCCGCCGAGCGAGCCCTTCGAGGCGTGGCTCGCGGCCGGCGGTGACCTGGCGCCGGACTTCGCCCGGCTGCCGGCGCGCACCGGCCTGTGGTCGCCGGTGGAGGGGGTCACCGGAGCCGCCGGGTGGCCGGCCCGGCGCGCGGTGCTGCGGGCCCGATGGCGCCGGTGGCTGACCGGAGCGCCGCCTCCCGCCCTCCGCCGCACGCCCGCCCGGGGAGACCGGGTGCGGACGGCGGGGGGCGTGGAGGTCCGCGAGCTCGTCGTGGGCGGGGGGTGGTCGGTGCGGGCGCGGCTGCTGCTGCCCGTGCCGGCGGCCGGTGTGCGACGGGACGTGCCGGTCTACCTCCTGCAGTCCAGCCACGGGACGTGGGCGGAGGCGGCGCTGGCCCGCGGGTGGGGCGCCTGCCTGGTCTCGGCCGCGGACGGCGACGACGACACCGAGGCCGTCGAGCGGGCCTTCCCCTCGGCCGCGGCAGGCCGGCTGGCCTGGCGGGCGTGGGCGCTGTCGCGGGTCCTCGACGCCCTGCAGGACCAGCCCGGGGTGGACGCCCGCCGCGTGCTCGTCGGGGGGCACAGCCGCAACGGCAAGACCGCGCTGCTGGCCGCCGCCTTCGACGACCGCTTCGCCGGCGTCGTCTCCAGCTCCAGCGGCGTGCTCGGCGCCATCCCCGCCCGGCTGTGCACCGACCGCCACTTCGGCGAGGGCGTGGAGCTGCTCACCCGGCACTACCCCGGCTGGTACTCCCCGCGGCTGCGCTGGTTCGCCGGTCGCGAGCACCGGCTGCCCACCGACGCCCACGAGCTGCTCGCGCTGGCCGCGCCGCGGCCGGTCCTGGTCTCGGTGGCGGTCGAGGACCCCGTCGAGCGCGTCCCGGCCGCCCGTGCGGCGGTCGACGCCGCGCGGGACGCCTTCGCCCTGCTCGGCCGGAGCGACGCCCTCGAGCTGGTGCTGCGGCCGGGAGGGCACCGGGCCGACGAGTCCGCGGTGGCCGCCCAGCTGGACTGGGCGCAGTCGGTGCTCGGCGGCCCGCCCCGTCGTCCCGGCCGCCCCCCGGTTCCGCCGTCCCCCGTCCCGTGGCCGGCCGACCGGGTGCGCCCGGGTCCGCAGCCGGTGCGCGGCGCGCGGTTGCGCGCCGCCGTCCGCGCCGCCCTCGGGCCGGCCGGGCGGGCCGCCGGCGGCCCCGCGGGGGAGGGTGTGCGGACGCCGGACGGCGTGGCGGTCACCCTCCTCCGCCCGCCGGACGGGGGCAGCGGCCGTGGGCTGGTCCTCTGGCTCGGCCCGCCGTGCGCGGCCACCGGGTGGCGGGCCGGGTACGAGCAGGCCGAGCCGCTGCCGGCGGTGCTCGCCGCGGCCGGCTGGGCGGTCGCCTGCCACGACCCGGTGGGCAGCGGCTCGCGGCACGGCGAGCAGCCCGGGCCGGGCTCCTCCCCGCTGGCCCGGATGACCGCCGACGCGGCCGCCGTGGCAGCCGTCGCGGCGGCGGCCACCGGGCACGGCCGGGCCTGGGTCGCCGCCTACGGCACGGGGGCGTTGGTGGCGCTGCACCTGGCCGCCCTGGGCGACGTGCCGGTGGCCGGGGCGGTGCTCGCTGCCCCGAGCTGCGGCGAGCCGCTGCTGCGGGCCCGGCCCGGCTACACCCTCGCCGACCTGCTCGCCGCGACGGCGGACCGCCCGGCGGTCGTGCTGGACCCGGCCTGGGACCCCGAGGCGCCGGCCGGCGCGGTGGCCGCGGCCTGCCGGGCCGCCGGCGTGCCGCGGGTGCCGCTGGCCGACTGGCACCGCCTGTCGGGCACCACCCGCTCGGCGATGCGCGACTGGCTGGACGAGCACGGCCCCCGGACGACGCCGGCTGCGGCTGCGGCTGCGGCTCCGGCGCCCCGGCCCGGGCCCGCACGGTGA
- a CDS encoding iron-containing alcohol dehydrogenase, with amino-acid sequence MSGFDLAVPRRVLFGPGRADDLADLLPGLGRRVLLCAGRDPSRSRSLLGRIEPVAVVSVPHEPTVEGVRAATREARDAGVDVVVAIGGGSVLDTGKAVAALLGNGTDPLDHLEVVGRGMPVERPALPCVAVPTTAGTGAEVTANAVLASPEHGVKASIRGPHLLAAVALVDPLLTLTCPPEVTASSGLDALTQCLEPYVSPQANPATDAVAAAGLRRGARALRTAYEHGEDRAAREEMALCSLFGGIALANAKLGAVHGLAGVVGGMVEAPHGAVCAALLAPVVEANVRALRERDPASPALPRYAEVARLLTGREDATVEDAGAWLRGTVAALGVPPLGAVGLRAAQHAEVAAKAARSSSMRGNPVPLTDDDLVAVLRAAS; translated from the coding sequence GTGAGCGGCTTCGACCTCGCCGTCCCGCGGCGGGTGCTCTTCGGCCCCGGGCGCGCGGACGATCTCGCGGACCTGCTGCCCGGTCTCGGGCGGCGGGTGCTGCTGTGCGCCGGCAGGGACCCCTCGCGTTCCCGGTCCCTCCTGGGGCGCATCGAGCCGGTCGCCGTCGTGTCGGTCCCGCACGAGCCGACGGTGGAGGGGGTGCGGGCGGCGACCCGGGAGGCGAGGGACGCCGGCGTCGACGTCGTCGTCGCGATCGGGGGCGGCAGCGTGCTGGACACCGGCAAGGCCGTCGCCGCCCTGCTGGGCAACGGCACCGACCCGCTGGACCACCTGGAGGTCGTCGGCCGCGGGATGCCCGTCGAGCGGCCGGCCCTGCCCTGCGTCGCGGTCCCCACGACGGCGGGCACCGGTGCGGAGGTGACGGCCAACGCGGTGCTCGCCTCCCCGGAGCACGGCGTCAAGGCGAGCATCCGCGGTCCGCACCTGCTGGCGGCGGTCGCGCTGGTCGATCCGCTGCTGACCCTGACCTGCCCGCCGGAGGTCACCGCCAGCAGCGGGCTGGACGCGCTCACCCAGTGCCTGGAGCCCTACGTCTCGCCGCAGGCCAACCCGGCGACCGACGCCGTCGCGGCGGCCGGGCTGCGGCGGGGTGCGCGGGCGCTGCGGACGGCCTACGAGCACGGCGAGGACCGCGCGGCCCGCGAGGAGATGGCGCTGTGCAGCCTGTTCGGCGGCATCGCGCTGGCCAACGCGAAGCTCGGGGCGGTCCACGGTCTCGCCGGCGTCGTCGGCGGCATGGTGGAGGCTCCGCACGGCGCGGTGTGCGCCGCGCTGCTGGCGCCGGTGGTCGAGGCGAACGTCCGGGCGCTGCGCGAGCGGGACCCGGCCTCGCCCGCGCTGCCCCGCTACGCCGAGGTCGCCCGGCTGCTGACCGGGCGGGAGGACGCCACCGTCGAGGACGCGGGAGCCTGGCTGCGGGGGACGGTGGCCGCGCTCGGCGTGCCGCCGCTGGGCGCGGTCGGGCTCCGGGCGGCGCAGCACGCCGAGGTCGCCGCCAAGGCCGCGCGCTCCAGCAGCATGCGGGGCAACCCGGTGCCGCTCACCGACGACGACCTCGTGGCGGTGCTCCGCGCGGCGTCGTGA
- a CDS encoding circularly permuted type 2 ATP-grasp protein, translating to MSTGDGLDEALLPDGGDREHAAAALAAVRAYGPGALAADVARAAAGLGLLHGPAAEAHPFTVDPVPRVLPRAEWERLAAGLDQRLRALEAFVADAHGPREAVRAGVVPAAVLDTNRYLTPGLPPPRRWIGMAGPDVVRGADGELVVLEDNVRTPTLLAYALAARDLVAPRLGVRPGPAPVREAAVSAVRRMLAAAGDVPDPVVAVLGDGPRSAVAWEIDRLGEMVGAPVVLPSQLAARGDDVVLPDGRRVDLLWRRTSEERLTDDDGRPNELGELLLGPLRAGTVTVVNAFGTGVADDKRTFPYVEDLVRFFLGEEPRLRSAPAYDLGDPQQCRAALDRLDELVLKPRSGSGGHGVLIGPRADAGQLERARAAVLADPGEWIAQEPVALSTHPTVVDGVLVPRHVDYRPYAFCVDDETIVLPGGFTRVSLTEGDLVVNASQGGGGKDTWVVG from the coding sequence GTGAGCACGGGGGACGGCCTCGACGAGGCCCTGCTGCCCGACGGCGGCGACCGGGAGCACGCGGCCGCGGCGCTGGCCGCCGTCCGCGCGTACGGCCCCGGCGCGCTGGCCGCGGACGTCGCCCGCGCGGCCGCGGGTCTCGGCCTGCTGCACGGGCCCGCGGCGGAGGCGCACCCGTTCACCGTCGACCCGGTCCCGCGGGTGCTGCCCCGTGCCGAGTGGGAGCGGCTGGCGGCCGGCCTGGACCAGCGGCTGCGGGCGCTGGAGGCCTTCGTCGCCGACGCGCACGGCCCGCGGGAGGCGGTCCGCGCCGGCGTCGTGCCGGCCGCGGTGCTCGACACCAACCGCTACCTGACCCCCGGCCTGCCACCGCCGCGCCGCTGGATCGGCATGGCCGGGCCCGACGTCGTCCGCGGCGCCGACGGGGAGCTCGTCGTCCTGGAGGACAACGTGCGGACGCCGACCCTGCTGGCCTACGCCCTGGCCGCGCGGGACCTGGTGGCACCGCGGCTGGGCGTGCGGCCGGGTCCCGCGCCGGTGCGGGAGGCCGCCGTCTCGGCGGTGCGGCGGATGCTCGCCGCCGCCGGCGACGTCCCCGACCCGGTCGTGGCCGTGCTCGGGGACGGGCCGCGCAGCGCGGTGGCGTGGGAGATCGACCGGCTCGGGGAGATGGTCGGCGCGCCGGTCGTGCTGCCCTCGCAGCTGGCCGCCCGGGGCGACGACGTGGTGCTGCCCGACGGACGCCGGGTGGACCTGCTCTGGCGGCGCACCAGCGAGGAGCGGCTGACCGACGACGACGGCCGGCCCAACGAGCTGGGCGAGCTGCTCCTGGGTCCCCTCCGCGCCGGCACGGTGACCGTGGTCAACGCCTTCGGCACCGGCGTCGCCGACGACAAGCGCACCTTCCCCTACGTCGAGGACCTGGTCCGCTTCTTCCTCGGCGAGGAACCGCGGCTGCGCTCGGCGCCCGCCTACGACCTCGGCGACCCGCAGCAGTGCCGGGCGGCGCTCGACCGGCTGGACGAGCTGGTGCTCAAGCCGCGGTCCGGCTCGGGCGGCCACGGGGTGCTCATCGGCCCGCGCGCGGACGCCGGTCAGCTCGAGCGCGCCCGCGCCGCCGTGCTGGCCGACCCCGGGGAGTGGATCGCCCAGGAGCCGGTGGCGCTGTCGACCCATCCCACCGTCGTCGACGGCGTGCTCGTGCCGCGGCACGTGGACTACCGGCCGTACGCCTTCTGCGTCGACGACGAGACGATCGTGCTCCCCGGCGGGTTCACCCGGGTGTCCCTGACCGAGGGCGACCTCGTCGTCAACGCCTCCCAGGGCGGTGGCGGCAAGGACACGTGGGTGGTCGGCTGA
- a CDS encoding transglycosylase domain-containing protein: MGGTPSASAVAPRRAGRPAPPGHGRPGRARRGDEAPLPDVATRLRRRRLRRRIGRGVVAAFVLQALVLLSLRWVDPPTTAFMLANDQGAIQRSVPVEYVSRNFLAAVIAHEDQPLPYRSGAFTWDELSGRAEAHLRGEDDPSGSTIPQQVAKNLFLTQSMSVWRKAVEAGLSAELALVLDDRRMLELYVNYAQLGPRVYGICAASWYYFDTPPSTLPVEQAVQLVGLLPSPGHVQRAPGGGLDFDVDDGLGWLSRSHVVNAQNRVPRHLAEEGFGPVEDAGVEGLAQDQPESDDDCSQMPDEVAELIAEEGTR; this comes from the coding sequence GTGGGCGGCACCCCCTCCGCCTCCGCCGTGGCCCCCCGCCGCGCCGGGCGCCCCGCTCCCCCGGGACACGGCCGTCCGGGTCGGGCCCGGCGCGGGGACGAGGCCCCGCTCCCGGACGTCGCCACGCGGCTGCGGCGCCGGCGGCTGCGCCGTCGCATCGGCCGCGGCGTCGTGGCCGCCTTCGTGCTGCAGGCGCTGGTCCTGCTGTCCCTGCGCTGGGTCGACCCGCCGACGACGGCGTTCATGCTGGCCAACGACCAGGGCGCCATCCAGCGGTCGGTGCCGGTCGAGTACGTCTCGCGCAACTTCCTCGCCGCCGTCATCGCCCACGAGGACCAGCCGCTCCCCTACCGCTCGGGCGCCTTCACCTGGGACGAGCTGTCCGGGCGCGCCGAGGCCCACCTCCGCGGGGAGGACGACCCCTCCGGCTCGACCATCCCGCAGCAGGTGGCCAAGAACCTCTTCCTCACCCAGTCCATGAGCGTCTGGCGCAAGGCGGTCGAGGCCGGCCTGTCGGCGGAGCTGGCACTGGTCCTCGACGACCGGCGCATGCTCGAGCTCTACGTCAACTACGCCCAGCTCGGCCCGCGGGTCTACGGCATCTGCGCGGCGAGCTGGTACTACTTCGACACCCCGCCGTCCACCCTGCCCGTGGAGCAGGCCGTGCAGCTGGTCGGGCTGCTGCCGTCCCCGGGGCACGTCCAGCGGGCGCCCGGCGGCGGCCTGGACTTCGACGTCGACGACGGCCTCGGCTGGCTCTCGCGGTCACACGTGGTCAACGCGCAGAACCGGGTGCCCCGGCACCTCGCGGAGGAGGGCTTCGGCCCCGTCGAGGACGCCGGCGTCGAGGGGCTCGCCCAGGACCAGCCGGAGTCCGACGACGACTGCTCGCAGATGCCCGACGAGGTCGCCGAGCTCATCGCCGAGGAGGGCACCCGGTAG